The following DNA comes from Gottschalkia purinilytica.
CATAGCTACAAGCTTTTTGGAACCACCTGCATAGCAGGTGGTTTTCTACATACAATAAAAAATGACTATCCATATGATAGTCATCAAATTAAAGCAACCAAAACGATCGCTCTTTAATTATCTAATTTATAAACATTTGTGTCCAATAAGTAACTCCATTTTTCTTTACATATCCAACACCTATTTTTCCAAAATTAGATGAAAGAATATTAGCTTTATGTCCTGGCGAGTTCATCCATCCATTTACCACGCCTTCTGCAGAAGAATAACCTTTAGCTATATTTTCTCCAGCTGCCATATACTTAATCCCAAATTTCTTCATCATTTCAAATGGACTACCATAAGTTGGAGATGTATGGTCAAAATAATTTTTGTCAGCCATATCTTGTGATTTAATACGAGCTACTTTTCCTAAATTAAAGTCAATAGTGAAAGGAGCTAGTCCTATTTTATTTCTTTCAATATTAGTTAATCTTACTACTTCAGATTCAATCTTAAAAGATATTGTTCCATATATAACCGTAGCTGCTTGAGCTCTTGTAGTATTACTATTTGGTGAAAATTGAGTATTACTTACACCACTCATTATTCCACTTTTAATAATTCTTGCTACGTCAGTTTTAGCCCAATTAGGTATTTGAGCTTTATCATTAAACTTTGATAATATATTATTTACTTCGTTATCAGTTACACTAATATCATTTTTTAAAAATCTACCTACTATAACAGCTGTTTCCACTCTTGTTATATTGTTATTTGGTTTAAAAGTTTTATCTTCATATCCTGCTATTAATCCATTATCAACAGCTGTAGCTACATACGATGAATACCAATCTCCTACACTAACATCTTTAAAGTTACCACTGTCTGTTGATAAGTTCTTGAAAAATGGGTCTACTATGAGTCTCGAGAATTCTCCTCTTGTCACATTGTTTTCAGGTTTAAAAGTTCCATCTGGATATCCTGATATTGTTCCTGATGATGCTAAAGTTTCAATATACTGTTTTGCCCAATGATTATTAGGAACGTCCTTAAAGGATATATTAGTACCATATGCTACTGTAGAAACAGAAGTATTAACTAGCACAACACTTAGAGCAATAAATAGTACGAATAGTTGCTTTAAAAATTTGTTTTTCAAGTTTCTCATCCTCCTACTTTTGTATGTATCATTATATATAGTAATTAATGTTAACATTTTAGACGAATTACTACAGGAGTATTATAGACTAATCAATAATCTTTTTCAATGATAGCTGATAAATATTAATTTACATATTAAATATATTCATATTATTTTCACATATATTTAATGATATATAAAAATATCTTAAAATAATAATAAAAAATGATAAAGAGACTTAAGTCAACTTTATCATTTTTATTTTTTAAAATTCAAGTTTCTTATTCTTTGTTCAGTTTAATATGAATAGTTATTTTATTTTCTTTATATTCAGCCCAGATATCTCCATTATGAAGTTCTATTATCTTTTTAGCGATAGCTAGTCCTAATCCTGAACTTTCATTTTCCTTTCTTGATTTATCTACCCTATAAAATCTTTCAAATAGTTTTTTTACTTCTTTTTCTTTGAAATCTTTAACTTCATTTGTAAATGATATATTAACATTATTAATATCCTCTTTGATTTTCACCTCTATACTAGATGGTTTCACACTATATTTGATAGCATTAGTTAATATATTTTCAAAAACCCTAATTATCTTGTCAACATCTACATTTAATATTATGTCTTTATGAGGAATTTGTTTTATAACTTTTAAATTATTTGTATCAAGTACAGGTATATATTCTCCTATTAATTGTTCTAATAGGCTACATACGTCCATTTGTGTATAGTTTAGCTCTATTTTAGAATTTGAAAGCTTAGTGTATTCAAAAAGTTCATTTATCAGATTATTAAGATTTTGAGACTTATTGTATATTGTTTCAATATATTCTTCATATTCCTCTTCAGTCTTGTAACTTTTTTTTCTTATTAAGTCAAGATAGCCAATAATAGACGTCAAAGGTGTTCTTAAATCATGTGAAACATTAGTTATAAGTTCATTTTTTGTATTTTCAATTTCTCTTTCTCTATCAAACTTTTCTTTAAGCTGAATAGACATACTATTTATACTTTCTGATAATTCTGCTATCTCATCACCACCATCTACTTCTAATATTTCTCCTAGGTTTCCTTTAGCTATTCTTTTTACTTTTCTAGAAATATATTTTATATATTGAACTCTTTTATTTATCATAAAGATAAAAGTTATTATAAATGCTACTATACTTAGAATAAGACTAATTAATCCGATTCTATTATCAAGTTTACCCATTTCCCAATCATATTTTTTAGGATATTTAAAAATTAAATAGAATACCTGATTTTCTTTATAAAATGGATAAAAAATAAGTTCTTCCTTGTCATTATATTTAGTATAATTTT
Coding sequences within:
- a CDS encoding S-layer homology domain-containing protein — protein: MKNKFLKQLFVLFIALSVVLVNTSVSTVAYGTNISFKDVPNNHWAKQYIETLASSGTISGYPDGTFKPENNVTRGEFSRLIVDPFFKNLSTDSGNFKDVSVGDWYSSYVATAVDNGLIAGYEDKTFKPNNNITRVETAVIVGRFLKNDISVTDNEVNNILSKFNDKAQIPNWAKTDVARIIKSGIMSGVSNTQFSPNSNTTRAQAATVIYGTISFKIESEVVRLTNIERNKIGLAPFTIDFNLGKVARIKSQDMADKNYFDHTSPTYGSPFEMMKKFGIKYMAAGENIAKGYSSAEGVVNGWMNSPGHKANILSSNFGKIGVGYVKKNGVTYWTQMFIN
- a CDS encoding HAMP domain-containing sensor histidine kinase, yielding MIKNMRNKISVKLLRAIIISFIVSFSVLFICKYIQENIISNLREQNSYYHISKYIYETGKGLENSKIKINSNNELDKFIKSKTKNMNIKILILDSNGNLIYGNQNDFNEKVDFRYIMDEYRSRVGYEKNYTKYNDKEELIFYPFYKENQVFYLIFKYPKKYDWEMGKLDNRIGLISLILSIVAFIITFIFMINKRVQYIKYISRKVKRIAKGNLGEILEVDGGDEIAELSESINSMSIQLKEKFDREREIENTKNELITNVSHDLRTPLTSIIGYLDLIRKKSYKTEEEYEEYIETIYNKSQNLNNLINELFEYTKLSNSKIELNYTQMDVCSLLEQLIGEYIPVLDTNNLKVIKQIPHKDIILNVDVDKIIRVFENILTNAIKYSVKPSSIEVKIKEDINNVNISFTNEVKDFKEKEVKKLFERFYRVDKSRKENESSGLGLAIAKKIIELHNGDIWAEYKENKITIHIKLNKE